A region of Beijerinckia sp. 28-YEA-48 DNA encodes the following proteins:
- a CDS encoding ABC transporter permease → MVSIDSSKSPSLSESSRRSRPNVTIKSFNGPAISTLLLPALFLVVLAVAWEVMARTLANPLVPHVAEIGAELVRIFSDGSFFRQVQVTLGRVGLGFVFAFVLSLALGIAMARNKYVQRFAEPAVLIGLTVPGLVWALLCVIWFGISLTTSTVAVALSLAPPLTLSVAQGLKTVSAELQEITAVYQLSLRARLRFLWLPTLYPFLLNGIRIGLSMAWKVIVLVEIFGLSSGVGYRLNVEYSSMNVAGVLAWTIGFALVMAILEYGFIGGLERRLTRWRRVAAV, encoded by the coding sequence ATGGTTTCGATCGACAGCTCGAAGTCGCCCTCTCTCTCGGAATCATCGAGAAGAAGCCGGCCAAACGTTACTATCAAGAGCTTTAACGGGCCGGCGATCAGCACGCTGCTGCTGCCGGCGCTGTTTCTTGTCGTGCTCGCCGTGGCCTGGGAGGTCATGGCGCGCACGCTCGCCAATCCGCTTGTGCCGCATGTGGCGGAGATCGGCGCCGAACTGGTGCGCATTTTCAGCGATGGTTCGTTCTTCCGCCAGGTGCAGGTGACGCTCGGTCGGGTCGGACTGGGCTTCGTCTTCGCCTTCGTTCTGTCCTTGGCACTGGGCATCGCCATGGCGCGCAATAAATATGTCCAGCGCTTCGCCGAACCGGCGGTGCTGATCGGTCTCACTGTGCCAGGCCTGGTCTGGGCGCTGCTCTGTGTCATCTGGTTTGGCATTTCGCTGACCACGTCAACGGTCGCGGTGGCCTTGAGCCTAGCGCCGCCGCTGACGCTCAGTGTCGCGCAGGGCCTGAAGACCGTCAGCGCCGAATTGCAGGAGATCACCGCCGTCTATCAATTGTCGCTGCGGGCGCGGCTGCGCTTCCTGTGGCTGCCGACGCTCTATCCGTTCCTGCTCAACGGCATTCGCATCGGCCTGTCGATGGCGTGGAAGGTGATTGTGCTGGTCGAAATCTTCGGCCTCTCAAGCGGCGTCGGCTATCGGCTCAACGTCGAATATAGCTCGATGAATGTCGCCGGCGTGCTCGCCTGGACCATCGGCTTCGCTCTGGTGATGGCCATTCTCGAATACGGTTTCATCGGCGGGCTCGAGCGGCGGTTGACGCGCTGGCGGCGCGTAGCGGCGGTGTGA
- a CDS encoding ABC transporter ATP-binding protein has product MSVVDSLAALVATPPVPLAPALTVEHVSKRFVSRADTVVALDDVSLTLEPNESLGIVGRSGCGKSTLLRLVGGLDPDFEGRIRFEDQDIVGPGLDRGIVFQDHRLFPWLTISQNVGIALHEADMPEAQKRRRVAEHIELVGLSGFGDAFPHQLSGGMLQRAAIARALAADPRLLLLDEPFGALDAFNKIHLQQELLRIWRMRNIPMILVTHDLEEAIYLCDRIVVLSPRPGRIQSIVPVTLPRPRDRTSAEFTCIRKELLGQLGF; this is encoded by the coding sequence ATGTCAGTGGTCGATTCCTTGGCGGCCTTGGTTGCCACACCACCGGTCCCCCTCGCACCGGCGCTGACGGTCGAGCATGTCTCGAAACGGTTTGTCTCGCGCGCCGATACGGTCGTGGCGCTCGACGATGTGTCGTTGACGCTTGAGCCTAATGAAAGCTTGGGCATCGTCGGACGCAGCGGTTGCGGCAAGTCGACCTTGCTGCGGCTGGTCGGTGGCCTTGATCCGGATTTTGAAGGCCGCATCCGTTTCGAAGACCAGGACATCGTCGGGCCGGGGCTTGATCGCGGTATCGTCTTTCAGGACCATCGGCTGTTTCCCTGGCTGACCATCAGCCAGAATGTCGGCATCGCTTTGCATGAGGCCGACATGCCGGAGGCGCAGAAGCGCCGCCGCGTTGCCGAGCATATCGAACTGGTTGGCCTGTCGGGCTTTGGCGATGCCTTCCCGCATCAATTGTCGGGCGGCATGTTGCAACGCGCCGCGATCGCGCGGGCGCTGGCCGCCGATCCGCGCCTGCTGCTGCTCGACGAGCCGTTTGGCGCGCTCGATGCCTTCAACAAAATTCATCTGCAACAGGAACTGCTGCGCATCTGGCGGATGCGCAATATTCCGATGATTCTCGTCACCCATGATCTCGAGGAGGCGATCTATCTGTGTGACCGCATCGTGGTTCTGTCGCCACGACCGGGGCGTATCCAGAGCATCGTGCCCGTCACCTTGCCGCGACCGCGCGATCGCACCTCGGCGGAGTTCACCTGCATCCGTAAGGAGCTGCTCGGCCAGCTTGGGTTTTAG
- a CDS encoding tripartite tricarboxylate transporter substrate-binding protein, protein MLTRRQALAGSLAGAATLGFHQAFAQAIGKQATMIVGFAAGGSTDATARLFAEQLRAYAPTVIVENKVGAAGRIAVDYVKNAEPDGSTLLYTVDFPLTLYPHIFKKLNYDPIRDLTPVAPLTKSALVLSVGPSVPASVRTLQDFVAWSKANGSKASYATTGAGGTPHFVGVMLSNASKVPMTPVHYRGGAPALQDLLGGHVAASINPIGEALPLALDGQIRMLAVASSQRSRFLPEIPTMREAGYDAVVDTWTGMFLPAKADPKVVATLSQALEKAVQLPAMIEAQAKFANEMFFLPQPQFAQQVKGDLERWGPIVQASGFVPEE, encoded by the coding sequence ATGCTGACACGCCGCCAGGCTTTGGCCGGTTCGCTCGCGGGCGCCGCCACTTTGGGCTTCCATCAGGCTTTCGCGCAGGCGATCGGCAAACAGGCGACGATGATCGTCGGCTTTGCCGCCGGCGGCAGCACGGACGCAACCGCCCGTTTGTTCGCTGAGCAATTGCGGGCGTATGCGCCCACTGTCATCGTCGAGAACAAAGTCGGCGCCGCCGGTCGCATCGCCGTCGACTATGTGAAGAATGCCGAGCCCGACGGCAGTACGCTGCTCTACACGGTCGATTTCCCGCTGACCCTCTATCCGCACATTTTCAAGAAGCTCAATTACGATCCGATCCGCGATCTGACGCCGGTGGCGCCGCTGACCAAGTCGGCGCTGGTGCTGAGCGTCGGCCCCTCGGTTCCAGCCAGCGTCAGGACGCTGCAGGATTTCGTCGCCTGGTCTAAGGCCAATGGGTCGAAAGCGAGCTATGCGACGACGGGCGCCGGCGGCACGCCGCATTTTGTTGGGGTGATGCTGTCGAACGCCAGCAAAGTGCCGATGACGCCTGTGCATTATCGCGGCGGCGCGCCGGCCCTTCAGGATCTTCTCGGTGGTCATGTGGCGGCCAGCATCAATCCGATTGGCGAGGCCTTGCCGCTGGCACTCGATGGCCAGATCCGCATGCTGGCGGTGGCCAGTTCGCAGCGCTCGCGCTTTTTGCCCGAGATCCCGACCATGCGCGAGGCGGGATATGACGCCGTGGTCGACACCTGGACCGGCATGTTCCTGCCGGCGAAGGCTGATCCGAAAGTGGTGGCGACCCTCAGCCAGGCGCTGGAAAAGGCCGTCCAATTGCCGGCGATGATCGAGGCGCAGGCCAAATTCGCCAACGAGATGTTCTTCCTGCCGCAGCCGCAGTTCGCCCAGCAGGTGAAGGGCGACCTGGAACGCTGGGGGCCGATCGTGCAAGCCTCGGGGTTCGTGCCGGAAGAATAG
- the aztA gene encoding zinc ABC transporter ATP-binding protein AztA has product MSAAITFRDLTLGYDRHPAVHHLSGRVENGALLAVCGPNGAGKSTLLKGIAGALKPLGGAVKLEGCRPRDIAYLPQAAEIDRSFPINVFDLVAMGAWRSAGLFGGLGHKARERTYEAIAAVGLTGFEDRAIGTLSGGQMQRALFARVLLQDAPIILLDEPFNAIDQRTVADLVDLISRWHGEKRTVLAVLHDLDLVRKHFPQTLLMARESIAWGDTGQVLSAENLLSARRMAEAFDRQAHECERAA; this is encoded by the coding sequence ATGAGTGCTGCCATTACATTCCGCGATCTGACGCTCGGTTACGACCGGCATCCGGCCGTGCATCATCTGTCGGGCCGGGTCGAGAACGGCGCGCTGCTCGCCGTCTGCGGCCCCAATGGCGCCGGCAAGTCGACCCTGTTGAAGGGCATCGCCGGGGCGCTGAAGCCGCTCGGTGGTGCGGTGAAGCTTGAGGGCTGCCGGCCGCGCGACATCGCCTATCTGCCGCAAGCGGCCGAGATCGACCGTTCGTTTCCGATCAATGTCTTCGATCTGGTGGCGATGGGCGCCTGGCGCTCGGCCGGCCTCTTTGGCGGCCTTGGACATAAGGCGCGCGAACGCACCTATGAGGCGATCGCTGCCGTCGGCCTCACCGGTTTCGAGGATCGCGCCATCGGCACCTTGTCGGGCGGCCAGATGCAACGTGCTTTGTTCGCGCGGGTGCTGTTGCAGGACGCGCCGATCATTCTGCTCGACGAGCCTTTCAATGCCATCGACCAACGCACGGTCGCCGATCTGGTCGATCTGATCAGCCGTTGGCATGGCGAAAAGCGCACGGTGCTCGCCGTACTGCATGATCTCGATCTGGTGCGTAAACATTTCCCACAGACCCTGCTGATGGCGCGCGAAAGCATTGCCTGGGGTGACACGGGACAGGTGCTCAGCGCCGAGAATCTGCTGTCGGCCCGGCGCATGGCGGAAGCTTTCGACCGCCAGGCGCATGAATGCGAACGCGCCGCGTGA
- a CDS encoding metal ABC transporter permease — translation MIYDTLIGPFAEFDFMRRALVGAVALALSGAPLGVFLILRRMALTGDAMAHAILPGAALGYLVAGLSLPAMTLGGLAAGFTVALLAGVVARFTALREDASLAGFYLLSLALGVVIVSVRGSNVDLLHVLFGSVLALDDATLLLLATIATITLVVLAIGYRALALETLDPGFLASVSGAGAPTQLVFLALVVLNLVGGFHALGTLLAVGLMMLPAAAGRLWSADITVMTLVAVTIGLFSSYVGLLLSYYYGLPAGPAIILVAGVVHLVSLVFGRAGGLIRHVSIGRHLEA, via the coding sequence ATGATCTACGACACGCTGATCGGCCCCTTCGCCGAATTCGATTTCATGCGCCGTGCACTTGTCGGCGCGGTGGCGCTCGCTCTGTCGGGCGCGCCACTCGGTGTCTTTTTGATCCTGCGCCGCATGGCTTTGACCGGCGATGCCATGGCCCACGCGATCCTGCCGGGCGCGGCGCTCGGCTATCTCGTTGCCGGCCTGTCGCTGCCGGCGATGACCTTGGGCGGCCTTGCCGCCGGCTTCACGGTGGCGCTGTTGGCGGGTGTCGTGGCGCGCTTCACCGCGCTGCGTGAAGATGCCTCACTCGCTGGCTTCTATCTTCTGTCTTTGGCGCTGGGTGTCGTCATCGTGTCGGTGCGTGGATCCAATGTCGATCTGCTGCACGTGCTGTTTGGCAGTGTGCTGGCGCTGGATGACGCCACCTTGCTGTTGCTGGCCACCATCGCCACGATCACCTTGGTGGTGCTCGCCATCGGCTATCGCGCACTGGCGCTGGAAACGCTCGATCCGGGTTTTCTCGCCTCAGTCAGTGGGGCGGGGGCGCCAACGCAGCTGGTGTTTCTCGCGCTCGTCGTGCTCAACCTCGTCGGCGGCTTCCACGCGCTGGGCACCTTGCTGGCTGTCGGCCTGATGATGTTGCCGGCGGCGGCCGGGCGGCTGTGGTCGGCCGATATCACGGTGATGACGCTGGTCGCCGTCACGATCGGGCTCTTCTCGAGTTATGTCGGCCTGCTGCTGTCTTATTACTACGGTCTGCCGGCGGGCCCGGCGATCATTCTCGTGGCCGGCGTGGTGCATCTGGTTTCGCTCGTCTTTGGACGCGCGGGCGGATTGATCCGTCATGTTTCCATTGGTCGTCATCTCGAAGCATAG
- a CDS encoding metal ABC transporter substrate-binding protein: MRRLVPTRRQALALAFSLFAAPVSTSAWAQAETKQAETKLPVVASFSILGDLVRQVGGDRVALDVLVGPGADAHVYAPTPNDAKKLTLAKVVFVNGIRFEGWMDRLVRSSGTKALVVTATKGVKPLTMTERHAGHNHSASDPHAWQDVANTKLYVANIRDALIDADAAGAEGYRARAEAYLKQLDTLDADVRTGLAAIPAERRRIITTHDAFGYFGAAYNMTLISPQGVSTESEASAQDVARIIRQIRQEKVPAVFVENISDPRLAERIAGETGARIGGTLYSDSLSVAGGPASTYIEMMRHNLGELVKALKP; encoded by the coding sequence ATGCGACGTCTTGTTCCGACGCGGCGCCAGGCTCTGGCGCTGGCTTTCTCGCTGTTTGCCGCTCCCGTCTCGACATCGGCTTGGGCGCAGGCTGAGACAAAACAGGCCGAGACAAAACTGCCGGTCGTGGCGTCGTTCTCGATTCTTGGCGATCTGGTGCGTCAGGTGGGGGGCGACCGTGTCGCGCTCGACGTTCTGGTGGGGCCGGGGGCGGACGCCCATGTCTACGCGCCGACGCCGAATGACGCGAAGAAATTGACCTTGGCCAAAGTGGTCTTCGTCAACGGCATCCGCTTCGAGGGCTGGATGGACCGGCTGGTGCGCTCCTCCGGCACGAAAGCGCTGGTGGTGACGGCGACCAAGGGCGTGAAGCCATTGACCATGACGGAACGCCACGCCGGGCATAATCATTCGGCCTCCGATCCGCATGCCTGGCAGGATGTGGCCAATACGAAGCTCTATGTCGCCAATATTCGTGATGCGTTGATCGATGCGGATGCGGCGGGCGCTGAGGGCTATCGCGCCCGTGCGGAGGCCTATCTGAAACAGCTCGACACGCTTGATGCGGATGTCCGCACGGGCTTGGCGGCCATTCCGGCGGAGCGCCGCCGCATCATCACCACCCATGATGCGTTCGGTTATTTCGGCGCCGCCTATAATATGACGCTGATTTCGCCCCAGGGCGTCTCGACCGAGAGCGAGGCTTCGGCCCAGGACGTGGCGCGGATCATCCGCCAGATCCGGCAGGAAAAGGTGCCGGCGGTGTTCGTCGAGAACATCTCGGACCCACGCCTGGCCGAACGCATCGCCGGGGAGACCGGGGCGCGGATCGGCGGCACGCTCTATTCGGATTCCCTGTCGGTGGCCGGCGGCCCGGCGTCGACTTATATCGAAATGATGCGCCACAACCTCGGCGAATTGGTCAAGGCGCTGAAACCCTGA
- a CDS encoding GTP-binding protein, which translates to MTAPNEKIPVTVLTGYLGAGKTTLLNRILTEDHGHKFAVIVNEFGEIGIDNDLIVGADEEVFEMNNGCICCTVRGDLIRIIEGLMKRKGKFDAILVETTGLADPAPVAQTFFVDQDVQDQARLDAVVTVADAKWLSERLKDAPEAKNQIAFADVILLNKQDLVSPEELREVEARIRAINPYAKLHKTSRCDVPLDAVLGRNAFDLDRILEIEPDFLEVDDHDHHDHDHHDHGHGHHHDHGHGLKHYHDEEMQSVSFHIDGDVDPHRFMPWINHIAQTEGPSLLRYKGILAFKDEPKRFVFQAVHMILDGDLQRDWKPGEKRESKIVFIGRKIDADLLREGFMACKA; encoded by the coding sequence ATGACCGCACCCAACGAAAAGATTCCCGTTACCGTGCTCACCGGCTACCTCGGCGCCGGCAAGACGACCTTGCTGAACCGCATTCTGACCGAGGACCACGGCCATAAATTCGCGGTCATCGTCAACGAATTCGGCGAAATCGGCATCGACAACGATCTGATCGTCGGCGCTGACGAAGAAGTGTTCGAGATGAACAACGGCTGCATCTGCTGCACCGTGCGCGGCGATCTGATCCGCATCATCGAAGGTCTGATGAAGCGCAAGGGCAAGTTCGACGCCATTCTGGTCGAGACCACGGGCCTCGCCGATCCGGCGCCGGTGGCGCAGACCTTCTTCGTCGACCAGGACGTGCAGGACCAGGCGCGGCTCGACGCGGTCGTCACCGTCGCCGACGCCAAATGGCTGTCGGAGCGGCTGAAGGATGCGCCGGAAGCCAAGAACCAGATCGCCTTCGCCGACGTTATCCTGCTCAACAAGCAGGATCTCGTCTCGCCGGAGGAATTGCGCGAAGTCGAGGCGCGCATTCGCGCCATCAACCCCTACGCCAAGCTGCACAAGACCTCGCGCTGCGATGTACCGCTTGACGCAGTGCTCGGCCGCAACGCCTTCGATCTCGACCGTATCCTCGAAATCGAGCCGGATTTTCTTGAAGTGGACGACCACGATCATCATGATCATGACCACCACGATCATGGCCACGGCCACCATCACGACCATGGTCACGGGCTGAAGCATTATCACGACGAAGAGATGCAGTCGGTCTCGTTTCACATTGATGGCGATGTCGATCCGCACCGCTTCATGCCGTGGATCAACCATATCGCCCAGACCGAGGGCCCGAGCTTGCTGCGCTACAAGGGCATTCTGGCGTTCAAGGACGAGCCGAAGCGTTTCGTCTTCCAGGCCGTGCATATGATCCTGGATGGCGATCTGCAGCGCGATTGGAAGCCGGGCGAGAAACGTGAATCGAAGATCGTCTTCATCGGCCGCAAGATCGATGCTGATTTGCTGCGCGAAGGCTTCATGGCCTGCAAGGCTTGA